AACTAGAACAAAATGTGATTAGTGAATGTATTCCAAACTATTCACAAAACAAGGAAATAGAGCTAAGGAAAAGATCAGCACTATTTTGGGCTGACAGCTTAAATAGAAAAAGTAGTTTACTTCTGCTTTGTGGCACTTTGGACGCTCAGGTTGATTACCAGCAATCTTTAAATATGGCCAAAAAACTTGATGCAATTAATTACTCGTACAAACTTAAAGTGTATGAAGCAAATCATGGCTTTCAAGGGAAAAGCAAGGAGTTAAATGCTGAATTAATAGATTGGTTTGATACTCATTTAAATGTTCCCCTGAAAAAAGAACGCTCTAAAATTGCAATAACAATTGATGATGTTCCAAATACAAAGCTATTTAAAGATAATCGATATAAATCCTTATTGCTTGAGAGTTTAGACTCCTTAAATATTCCAATTGCAATTTTTGTCAATGAAGGATTAATCACCAGAACTTCAGATACAGCACAAAATGTGATGCTCCTAGAAGAATGGGCAAAACGAAAATACGTTACGCTTGGTAATCACACGTATTCTCATTTACGCTATTCCGATGTTGAATTCGATAAATTCAAGAAGGACATTGAAAAGGGAGGAGTCATGCTACATCAATTAGCTAATAAGTTCAACAAGCCAGTTGACTATTTTCGATTTCCATATAACGATTTGGGGATTGATTCAATTCATCAGATAAAAATGGATAGTTTATTGTCCACCATGAATTATAAAATTGCGCCCTTCACTGTTGAAAGTTCTGATTGGCAGTTTAATGCGATTTATGAGTACTACATTTCAAATTCAAAATTTGAAGAGGCAAATAAAATTGGTGAATTGTATGTTTCTAAAACGATAGAGTACATTCATTTTTTCGACTCGCTATCTCAATCCATATACGGAAGAAATGTTAATCAGATTTACTTATGCCACGATAATTCAATTAATGCTAAATACCTTATAAAAATCATAGCCTTATTAGAATTAGAAAATTATGAATTCGTTAGTATTGACGAAGCCATTAAAGATTCTGCATATTATCAAAA
This Bacteroidota bacterium DNA region includes the following protein-coding sequences:
- a CDS encoding prolyl oligopeptidase family serine peptidase; amino-acid sequence: MKQFIILLTLILWALLTFGQDGCIVSKNTLDVRKTELWEIISSNDSILPDYHYANNLNYSELVYKSDSLTVEGFVISPKAKGHYPVIIFNRGGNRDFNKLTLKMLFFSTAVLANEGYIILASNYRTRDEFGGKDLNDVLNLIHVADQLEYADTSRIGMFGWSRGGMMTYLSLKESDRIKTAVIGNGVSDLFLAIEQRAELEQNVISECIPNYSQNKEIELRKRSALFWADSLNRKSSLLLLCGTLDAQVDYQQSLNMAKKLDAINYSYKLKVYEANHGFQGKSKELNAELIDWFDTHLNVPLKKERSKIAITIDDVPNTKLFKDNRYKSLLLESLDSLNIPIAIFVNEGLITRTSDTAQNVMLLEEWAKRKYVTLGNHTYSHLRYSDVEFDKFKKDIEKGGVMLHQLANKFNKPVDYFRFPYNDLGIDSIHQIKMDSLLSTMNYKIAPFTVESSDWQFNAIYEYYISNSKFEEANKIGELYVSKTIEYIHFFDSLSQSIYGRNVNQIYLCHDNSINAKYLIKIIALLELENYEFVSIDEAIKDSAYYQNNNYYKKWGISWFYRWMSDSNKRKEWMKKEPDISDIETIYNTIIK